The following nucleotide sequence is from Peribacillus sp. ACCC06369.
TAAATTTTACCTGCTGTATAATATTTCTATCTGAGTCAGGTCAGGGGGATATAATGTGGGTCTCAAATTCGGAATGAAGCTGAACGAAAAGTATCTGCAGTTTGAGGATGATGAATTGATAGGGTTGGTTCACACTGGTGATAGTGAAGCGCTGGATTATTTGATCCAAAAGTATCGTAATTTTGTTAGAGCAAAAGCAAGGACTTATTTCTTAATTGGTGCAGATAAGGAAGACATCGTGCAAGAAGGTATGATTGGTTTATATAAAGCCGTCCGTGATTTTAAAGGGGATAAGTTATCTTCCTTTAAAGCATTTGCAGAACTGTGCATTACGAGGCAGATCATAACAGCTATCAAAACAGCAACACGTCAAAAACATATTCCGCTCAATTCCTATGTTTCCCTGGACAAGCCCATTTATGATGAGGATTCGGACCGAACTCTAATGGATATTATATCGGGTACGAAAGTTTTGGACCCGGAAGAGCTTATCATCAACCAAGAAGAGTTTGACGATATCGAATTAAAGATGGCCGAGCTCCTGAGTGATCTTGAGAGAAAAGTGTTAGCTCTTTACCTAGATGGACAAACCTACCAAGAAATTTCGGAAGAGTTGAACCGACATGTTAAGTCAATCGACAACGCCCTTCAGCGGGTGAAAAGAAAGCTCGAGCGCTATCTGGAAGTAAGGGAAATCAGTTTATAATCCCTCCGCTTTTTCCGCTTAATTTCATCTGTCCCTTCTCCACATGGAAGTTTATTATTCACTGAAATTTTTAATGGCATGTTAAGAAACCAATGGTTTGATTTCCGGTATCCATAATGGGCTAAACCCGCTTTGACATTGACAATAAAAAACAGCCGTGATAAGGTTTTATGGATATAGTAGATAGGATAGGTGTATCTAATGCGAAAAAAAATAGTTCTTGCCTGCACTGATTGCGGTTCAAGAAATTATAGTTATGAAAGCAAACAATCGACAAGCGGAGACCGCCTGGAAATCAAGAAATTTTGCAGCACGTGCAACTCACACTCGATTCATAAAGAAACGAAATAACCGTTTTATAAATAGATTGACAGAAGCTTCTAATGCTTGGAGGATACATTCATGAAACGTTTTACCGAATTTTTCAGCGGAGTCGCTCGCGAAATGCAAAAAGTAAGCTGGCCTAAACGCAAGGAGCTTACCAAATATACAATCGTGGTAGTGACGACTGTATTGTTTATGGCTTTATTCTTTACAGTGGTCGATTTGGGCATTTCCGAATTAATTCGCTTAGTTATTGAATAAGAGATTCGAAAATAAGGTATAATAGTGATAGAATAATATGTGTCAGCAGAAAAGCCCGGAAACGGGTTTTTTAATTTGTCTTTTTTAAGAAGTGAAGAAGTTCAAAATCGAGCACTGCTGTAATATGAATCATCATAATTTATTCTAGTTAAGTCGGGATGACGACGGTTTGGTATTTTGGCTAAAACGTTCAAAGATAAAGATTAATAAAGAAAATGATTGATTGCAGGGAGGGAAGGACGTTAAAGTCCTAACACATGGAAAAGAATTGGTATGTAGTTCACACCTATTCAGGTTATGAGAATAAGGTTAAGGCTAACTTGGAAAAACGTGTTGAGACTATGGGGATGGAAGACAAGATCTTTCGCGTTGTAGTTCCAGAAGAAGAAGAAACAGAAATTAAAGATGGCAAAAAGAAAGTGACCAAAAAGAAAGTATTCCCAGGTTATGTACTGGTTGAGATCATCATGACGGATGATTCTTGGTATGTTGTCCGGAATACGCCTGGCGTAACAGGCTTCGTAGGTTCATCTGGAGCTGGGTCAAAACCGACTGCGTTGCTGCCGGAAGAAATTGAAGTCGTTCTTAAACGAATGGGCGTGGATGAAAGTAAATTCGAAGTTGATTTTGAAATCGGTGAAACGGTTCAAGTTAAAGAAGGACCATTTGCAACCTTTGCAGGACCTATTGAAGAACTTGATAAAGATAAAGGTAAAGTAAGGGTTCTAGTCAATATGTTCGGTCGTGATACACCGGTTGAACTTGATTTTAATCAAGTGGAAAAATTATAAACGGAAAAAAACTTGAAATTGTCATTTGAAAGTGGTAAAATTTCAAAGGTCAGTATGTTTCAATTTTTAGGCCTCAACGATACAAGCATTCTTTATTAATATATAAAGAATTCAAGATGAGTGGGAGGGTATATCCCTATTACCACATCACGGACTTATAAGGAGGTGTGTCTCGTGGCTAAAAAAGTAATTAAAATGGTTAAATTGCAAATTCCTGCTGGTAAAGCGAATCCGGCACCGCCAGTCGGTCCTGCATTAGGTCAAGCTGGTGTAAACATCATGGGATTCTGTAAGGAGTTCAACGCTCGTACAGCAGATCAAGCTGGTCTAATTATTCCTGTTGAAATCACGGTATTTGAAGACCGTTCATTTACATTCATTACAAAAACTCCACCGGCTGCAGTATTGCTTAAGAAAGTAGCTGGTATCGAGTCTGGTTCTGGTGAACCTAACCGTAATAAAGTTGCTACAGTCAAGCGTGATCAAGTGCGCGAGATTGCTGAAACTAAAATGCCTGACCTAAACGCTGCAAGCGTTGAAGCTGCAATGCGTATGGTTGAAGGTACTGCTCGCAGCATGGGTATTGTCATCGAAGACTAATCCATGTAATTGCTATTTGTTTCTACGGGGTTGCGATTGATACTCGCAACCTTTATTCGTGGGAGGTTATACCGTTAAAACCACAATTTAGGAGGATTTATATCATGGCGAAAAAAGGTAAAAAGTATCTTGAAGCAGCTAAGCTTGTAGAAGTTTCTAAGGCTTACGCTGTAACTGAAGCAATCGAAGTTGCTAAAAAAGCTAACTTCGCAAAATTCGATGCGACTGTTGAAGTTGCTTTCCGTTTAGGCGTAGACCCTAAGAAAGCTGACCAACAAATTCGTGGAGCGGTTGTTCTACCGAATGGTACTGGTAAAACTCAACGCGTATTAGTATTCGCTAAAGGCGAAAAAGCAAAAGAAGCGGAAGCTGCTGGTGCTGACTACGTTGGCGAATCTGACTTCATCAACAAAATCCAACAAGGATGGTTCGAATTCGACGTAATCGTTGCGACTCCAGACATGATGGGTGAAGTTGGTAAACTTGGCCGTGTATTAGGACCTAAAGGATTAATGCCTAACCCTAAAACTGGCACTGTAACATTCGACGTAACGAAAGCTGTTAATGAAATCAAAGCTGGTAAAGTTGAATACCGCGTAGATAAAGCAGGTAACATCCATGCTCCAATCGGTAAAGTATCTTTCGAAGATGCTAAACTAGTGGAAAACTTCACTACTATCTATGATACGTTAATGAAAGTTAAACCTGCGGCGGCTAAAGGAACATACATGAAAAACGTTTCTGTAACTACTACAATGGGCCCTGGTGTGAAAGTTGATCCTTCTACTTTCAATAAATAATAATTGACATTCCAAAACTATTGTTGTTATAATAAGTTTTGTTGTGAATAAATGAATATCATTTGTACCGTAGACAGTAGGTGCTCGTTACGAGCTTAATTCCCTGCCGAGGTAATTCGATAATAATAGTCCTTGACTATGACTTTTGAAATTACTGCCTTCATGTCTGCAATAGAGATGAAGGCTTTTTCTTTGAAACGGTATAAATGTTTTCAAGCAAATCTACAGGAGGTGTAAGGATGAACGCAATTATTGAACAAAAGCAAAAAATCGTTGCTGAGATTACTGGTAAATTAACTGCAAGCCAATCAACAGTAGTTGTTGACTACCGTGGATTGACTGTTGCTGAATTAACAGAACTTCGTAAGCAACTTCGTGAAGCTGGCGTTGAGTTTAAAGTTTACAAAAACTCTTTAACTCGCCGTGCTGCGGAAAGTGCTGAACTTAGCACTTTAAACGAATCTCTAACAGGACCAAACGCAATTGCATTCTCAACTGAAGATGTTATTGCGCCAGCAAAAATCCTTAACGATTTTGCGAAAAAACATGAAGCTTTAGAAATCAAAGCTGGAGTTATCGAAGGAAATGTTGCAACTGCTGAAGAAATTAAAGCTCTTGCAGAACTACCTTCACGCGAAGGCCTACTTTCAATGCTACTCAGCGTGCTACAAGCACCTATGCGCGGACTTGCTATTGCTACAAAAGCAGTTGCAGATCAAAAAGAAGAACAAGGCGCGTAAGCTAACCGCTTATTTTGCCTATTGATTCAAAAAAAAAACCAACCATTTCGAGGAGGAAATAAAAATGACTAAAGATCAAATCTTAGAAGCAGTTAAAAACATGACTGTTTTAGAATTAAACGACCTTGTAAAAGCAATCGAAGAAGAATTTGGCGTAACTGCTGCTGCACCTGTAGCTGTAGCTGCTGCTGGTGGCGCTGCTGCTGAAGAACAAACTGAGTTTGATGTTATCCTTACATCTGCTGGAGATCAAAAAATCAAAGTTATCAAAGCTGTACGTGAAGTTACAGGTCTTGGACTTAAAGAAGCAAAAGAACTTGTTGACAACACTCCAAAAGCAATCAAAGAAGGCGCTACTAAAGAAGAAGCTGAAGAAGTTAAAGCTAAACTTGAAGAAGTTGGAGCTGGCGTTGAAGTTAAGTAATCTTGCATAAACAAAAAGCTCGCTATCACTGGCGGGCTTTTTTTCTTCATTTTAATGAAATGACGGAAATACGCCGTTAATGGTTTGATTAATTAAGAGGTTTTCGTTATTCAAACATTCCGGCATGCAAGCATCCATTCTTCAAATCTCTTCTCTCATTAAATCTTCAATATTCCTTTCTGATAGGGGGAGATGACTCTGACAGAGCATTACTACTCACATAAACCGGATGTCGTAAGCAATCCGAAGTTTTGGGATTTTACATTAAAGGGACGTACCTTTCGCTTCAAAAGTGATAATGGTGTTTTTTCGAAAAAGGAAGTTGATTTCGGATCGCGTCTTTTGGTTGAGAGTTTTAACCTTAATGAAGCTGTGGAAGGAGATATTCTTGATGTTGGTTGCGGTTATGGACCAATCGGAATATCGATTGCGGCAGCTTATCCCGATAGAGCGATAGAAATGATTGATATAAATAGCCGGGCAGTTGAGTTGTCAAAAGAGAATGCAGCTACTAATGGGATCGCAAATGTGAAGATTTACGAAAGTGATCGTTTTGACAAAGTTGGCTCCAATCAATTCGCGGCAATTCTTACGAACCCTCCCATTCGCGCAGGCAAAAGTGTAGTCCACGAAATTTTAGAAGAAAGCTATCGCAGTTTGGTAGCTGGTGGAGAATTATGGGTTGTCATTCAAAAAAAACAAGGGGCTCCATCCGCAATGGATAAAATGGAGCAATTATTTGGCAATATTGAAGTGCCCGTTAAGAAAAAAGGTTACTATATACTATTATCCAAAAAGGTTTGACTCTAAATTTTCGCTATGTTAGTATTATAAAATGCATATATATAATTCCGTAACTATGCAATTTTTATACCATTGGTGTATAACCAATGGATAATATGGGAAAAATATATAAATAATAGTTCGTTTTATGAGAAATAGTGGTTTTTAAAATAAAAACCATTTTCTTTTTGTCTATGGAAATGATTCCTTTTCCGGGGCAAATGGATCCTTATAACGCTTGATTTAAGGGGTGAATCAGTTGACAGGTCAACTTGTTCAGTATGGACGACACCGCCAACGTAGAAGTTATGCAAGAATCAGTGAGGTTTTGGATCTTCCGAATCTGATTGAAATTCAAACAGCTTCTTATCAATGGTTTCTAGATGTAGGTTTAAAGGAAATGTTCCAGGATATTTCTCCTATTGAGGATTTTACAGGTAATTTATCGTTAGAATTCATCGATTACAGCTTAGCTGAGCCGAAGTATTCTGTGGGAGAAACAAAAGAACGCGATGTTACGTATTCTGCACCACTTCGTGTGAAAGTGCGCCTTGTTAACAAAGAAACAGGGGAAGTGAAAGACCAGGATGTATTTATGGGCGACTTCCCGCTGATGACTGAAACAGGTACATTTGTCATCAATGGTGCTGAACGGGTAATTGTATCCCAATTAGTGCGCTCACCGAGTGTTTACTACAATGGGAAAATGGATAAAAACGGTAAGCTTGGGTTCTCTGCGACCGTCATTCCTAACCGTGGCGCATGGCTCGAATATGAAACAGATGCCAAGGATGTTGTGTATGTTCGAATCGATCGCACCAGGAAATTACCGATAACGGTATTGATGCGTGCCCTTGGATTCGGAACTGATCAAGAAATCATTGATTTGATCGGTGACAACGAATACCTTCGCAACACTCTTGAAAAGGATAACACCGAGAGTGTAGAAAAAGCATTGCTAGAAATCTATGAGCGTCTACGCCCAGGTGAACCACCTACTGTCGATAACGCGAAAAGTCTTTTAGTATCCCGCTTTTTCGATCCGAAACGTTATGATTTAGCTAACGTAGGTCGTTATAAAATAAACAAAAAACTGCATATCAAGAACCGTTTATTCGGACAACGTATTGCAGAGACTTTGATTGATCCTGAAACAGGGGAAATCATCGTTGAAAAAGGTACAATGCTTGATCGTCGGACTCTTGATAGGATTCTGCCTCATATCGAAGCTGGAATCGGATTCAAAACTTTCCATCCATCAGGTGGCGTAGTAGAGGAAGAAACTCTTCTTCAACCTATTAAAGTCTTTGCACCAAACGATGCTGAAGGCGAAAAAGTGATCAATATCATCGGGAATGCATATGTGACCGACCAGGTCAAAAACATTACACCGGCTGATATCATTTCTTCCATTAGTTATTTCTTTAACTTATTGCATGGTGTGGGAATCACAGATGACATTGACCATTTAGGTAACCGTCGTCTGCGTTCCGTTGGTGAATTGCTGCAAAACCAATTTAGAATTGGTTTATCCCGTATGGAGCGTGTCGTTCGTGAAAGAATGTCTATTCAAGATACGAATACAATCACTCCGCAGCAACTAATTAACATTCGCCCAGTCATTGCGTCTATTAAAGAGTTCTTTGGAAGCTCACAGCTTTCCCAATTCATGGATCAAACGAATCCGCTTGCAGAATTGACGCATAAACGTCGTCTATCTGCATTGGGGCCTGGTGGTCTGACACGTGAGCGTGCTGGCTTTGAAGTACGTGACGTTCATTATTCCCACTATGGCCGTATGTGTCCGATTGAAACGCCTGAGGGCCCGAATATTGGTTTGATTAACTCATTGTCCAGTTTTGCAAAGGTAAACCCATATGGTTTCATTGAAACACCATATCGCCGTGTGAATCCTGAAACTGGTAGAATTACAAGCCAAATCGATTACTTAACAGCTGATGAGGAAGATAACTATGTAGTTGCCCAAGCGAATGTACGTCTATCAGATGACGGCTCATTCCTTGATAATGATGTTGTTGCACGTTTCCGCGGTGAAAATACCGTTGTTCCGCGTGACCGCGTAGATTACATGGATGTATCTCCTAAACAGGTTGTATCTGCTGCGACAGCATGTATTCCTTTCTTGGAGAATGATGACTCCAACCGTGCCCTTATGGGAGCGAACATGCAACGTCAAGCAGTGCCTTTGCTACAACCGGAAGCCCCTCGAGTCGGAACGGGTATGGAATATGTTTCAGCGAAAGACTCCGGTGCTGCTGTCATCTGTAAACACCCTGGTATCGTAGAGCACGTTGAATCACGTGAAGTATGGGTTCGCAGGGTAAGTGAAGTTGACGGACAGCAAGTAAAAGGAAACCTTGATAAATACCGTCTATTAAAATTCATTCGTTCTAACCAAGGAACGTGCTATAATCAACGCCCTATCGTCAGTGTTGGCGACAACGTCGTAAAAGGTGAGATTCTTGCTGATGGTCCTTCAATGGAAAAAGGTGAGTTAGCACTTGGACGTAACGTATTGGTTGCCTTCATGACATGGGATGGGTATAACTATGAAGATGCCATCATCATGAGTGAGCGATTGGTTAAAGATGATGTGTACACTTCTATTCATATTGAAGAATATGAGTCTGAATCACGCGATACGAAATTAGGACCTGAAGAAATCACCCGTGATATCCCTAATGTAGGGGAAGATGCGCTTCGTAATCTTGATGAGCGCGGAATAATCCGTGTGGGGGCTGAAGTAAAAGACGGAGACCTTCTAGTTGGTAAAGTCACGCCTAAAGGTGTAACGGAACTGACTGCTGAAGAACGTCTATTACATGCAATCTTCGGTGAAAAAGCTCGTGAAGTAAGGGATACATCACTTCGTGTACCTCACGGCGGCGGTGGAATCGTTCTTGATGTTAAAGTATTTAACAGAGAAGACGGCGATGAACTACCTCCTGGTGTAAACCAGCTCGCACGTGTTTATATCGTACAAAAACGTAAAATCCATGAAGGCGATAAAATGGCTGGACGACATGGTAACAAAGGGGTAATCTCCAGGATCCTTCCTGAAGAAGATATGCCTTATTTACCAGATGGCACTCCAGTCGACATCATGTTAAACCCATTGGGTGTACCTTCACGTATGAACATCGGTCAAGTGTTGGAGCTTCACTTAGGTATGGCTGCACGCGCACTTGGCATTCATGTAGCATCTCCTGTATTCGATGGTGCTACTGAGGAAGACGTTTGGGGTACGATTGAAGAAGCCGGGATGTCCCGTGATGCAAAAACTGTTCTTTATGATGGCCGTTCAGGTGAAGCTTTCGATAACCGTGTATCCGTTGGTGTCATGTATATGATCAAACTGGCACATATGGTCGATGATAAACTTCACGCACGTTCAACTGGACCTTACTCCCTTGTTACGCAGCAACCACTTGGTGGTAAAGCGCAATTTGGTGGACAGCGTTTCGGTGAGATGGAAGTATGGGCACTTGAAGCTTATGGTGCTGCTTATACATTACAAGAAATCCTAACCGTTAAATCAGATGATGTCGTAGGTCGTGTTAAAACGTACGAAGCGATTGTCAAAGGTGAAAATGTCCCTGAACCAGGCGTTCCTGAGTCCTTCAAAGTATTGATTAAGGAGCTTCAAAGTTTAGGATTGGATGTTAAAATTCTTAATGCCGAAGATCGTGAAATCGAAATGCGTGATTTGGAAGATGAAGAAGAAGCCAACCAAGCAGACAAATTAAGCCTTGATTCAGAAACTAAAGATATGGTTGCTTCCGAAGTAGGGGCACCTGTCAAAGAATAAATATAAACATTTCTAGTTATATATCACCCGCTCTGACTGGCAGCAAGATGTTTCTTTGAAGATCATGCTGCCTTGTTAGAGCCTTATTGATTCAATCAACCATCATCCGGTGTAAGATTGCCTGATACTTGACGGCAATCGAGGGTTAAACCTGGAGATTAAAAGGGAGGTAGGCCCCTTGTTAGACGTTAATAATTTTGAGTATATGAAAATTGGTCTTGCTTCACCAGACAAGATTCGTTCTTGGTCCCATGGAGAAGTTAAAAAACCAGAAACAATCAACTATCGTACGTTAAAGCCAGAAAAAGACGGTTTATTCTGTGAGAGAATTTTTGGACCTCAAAAGGACTGGGAATGTCATTGCGGAAAATATAAACGTGTTCGTTATAAAGGCGTAGTCTGTGACCGTTGTGGCGTCGAAGTCACTCGTGCTAAGGTACGTCGTGAGCGTATGGGTCATATTGAGCTGGCAGCTCCAGTTTCACACATATGGTATTTTAAAGGAATCCCTAGCCGTATGGGTCTTGTTCTTGACATGTCTCCACGTGCATTGGAAGAAGTTATATACTTCGCATCTTACGTAGTAACTGAAACGGGCGATACAACTTTAGAAAAGAAACAACTTCTTTCTGAAAAGGAATATCGTACATACCGTGAGAAATACGGTAAGAAGTTCCAAGCTGCCATGGGTGCGGAAGCTATTAAAAAACTTTTACAAGATATTGATACGGAAAAGGAAGTAGAGTCGTTGAAAGAGGAGCTTAAAACAGCTCAAGGACAACGCAGGACCCGTGCAATCAAACGCTTGGAAGTGCTTGAAGCATTCCGTAACTCCGGAAATGAGCCTTCATGGATGATCCTGGACGTGCTTCCGGTCATTCCACCGGAACTTCGCCCGATGGTTCAACTTGATGGTGGACGTTTTGCCACATCTGATCTAAATGATTTATATCGCCGTGTTATCAACCGTAATAATCGGTTGAAAAGATTACTGGACCTTGGAGCACCAAGCATTATCGTTCAAAATGAGAAGCGTATGCTACAAGAAGCTGTCGATGCTCTTATCGATAATGGCCGTCGCGGCCGTCCGGTAACTGGACCTGGTAACCGTCCGTTGAAATCTTTATCTCACATGTTAAAAGGTAAACAAGGTCGTTTCCGTCAAAACCTTCTTGGTAAACGTGTTGATTATTCTGGCCGTTCCGTTATCGTAGTTGGACCAAACTTAAAGATGTACCAATGTGGTCTTCCGAAAGAAATGGCGATTGAATTATTCAAACCATTCGTTATGAAGGAGCTTGTTCAAAGAGGTCTAGCGCATAACATCAAATCTGCCAAGCGCAAAATTGAACGTTTATCTCCTGAAATATGGGATGTACTAGAAGAAGTCATTAGAGAACATCCAGTACTATTGAACCGTGCACCGACTCTTCACAGACTTGGTATCCAAGCGTTTGAACCAACGTTGGTTGAAGGTCGCGCAATTCGTTTGCATCCGCTCGTATGTACAGCTTACAACGCTGACTTTGACGGTGACCAAATGGCGGTCCACGTTCCTCTATCTTCTGAAGCCCAAGCCGAAGCACGCATGCTTATGCTTGCAGCACAGAACATTTTGAACCCTAAAGATGGTAAACCTGTCGTAACACCTTCTCAAGATATGGTATTAGGTAACTATTACTTAACATTGGAAAGAGAAGGCGCTATCGGAGAGGGTATGATCTTTAAAGATACAAGTGAAGCATTACTTGCATACCAAAATGGATATGTACACCTGCATTCCCGTTGTGGCGTACATGCATCATCACTAAATAATGAAACTTTCACTGAAGCGCAAAACAGCCAACTTCTAATTACGACTGTCGGTAAATTGATCTTCAATGAAATTTTACCAAAATCATTCCCGTATATTAACGAACCAACACGATATAATTTGGAAACGAAAACTCCAGAGAAATATTTTGTGGAAAAAGGCGCTAATATCCCTGAAATGATTAAGGCCCAACCGGCTATTGATCCATTCAAGAAACAAATTCTTGGGAATATCATTGCGGAAGTCTTTAAACGTTTTAAAATTACCGAAACATCCAAAATGCTTGACCGGATGAAAGATCTTGGATTCAAATATTCGACAAAAGCTGGTATTACCGTTGGTGTGGCTGATATTGTCGTTTTAAAAGAAAAACAAGAGATCATCACTGAGGCTCAAACCAAAGTGGATAACGTCTTGAAACAGTTCAGACGTGGTCTGATTACAGAGGATGAGCGTTATGATCGCGTTATCTCAATTTGGAGTGCTGCCAAGGATACCATCCAGTCCAAACTTATGGACTCACTGGACCGACGCAACCCGATCTTCATGATGAGTGACTCCGGTGCCCGTGGTAATGCTTCCAACTTTACGCAGCTTGCTGGTATGCGAGGTTTGATGGCCAACCCGGCTGGACGTATCATTGAATTACCGATCAAGTCAAGTTTCCGTGAAGGTTTAACAGTGTTGGAGTACTTCATCTCTACACATGGTGCGCGTAAAGGTCTTGCCGATACAGCACTTAAAACAGCCGATTCAGGTTACCTTACCCGTCGACTTGTTGACGTTGCCCAAGATGTCATCATCCGTGATGACGATTGTGGAACGGACCGCGGCTTGAAAATTTCAGCCTTGAGAGAGGGTACTGAAATAATCGAGCATCTTGAAGAGCGCCTAGTAGGCCGTTATGCAAGAAAAGCGATTAAACATCCAGAAACAAATGAAGTGATCGTGGCTGAAAATGATCTTATCACTGAAGATCTTGCTGATTATATTGATTCACTTGGAATTGAAACAGCTTGGATTCGTTCTGCCTTTACATGTAACACCAGCCATGGTGTATGTAAAAAATGTTATGGACGCAACTTGGCTACCGGTCAAGAAGTTGAAGTGGGCGAAGCAGTCGGTATTATCGCCGCTCAATCAATCGGTGAACCTGGTACACAGTTAACGATGCGTACATTCCATACTGGTGGGGTTGCTGGGGACGATATCACTCAAGGTCTTCCTCGTATCCAAGAGATATTTGAAGCGAGAAACCCTAAAGGTCAAGCTGTCATTTCCGAAATCGAAGGAACGATTGTTTCGATTAATGAAATTCGGGATAAACAACAGGAAATCGTTGTTCAAGGAGCAGTTGAATCACGCACATATACTGCGCCGTACACAGCGCGTTTAAGAGTAACTGTTGATACGCCTGTCCGTCGTGGTGAAGAGTTAACAGAGGGTTCTATCGATCCGAAAGAATTGCTGAAGGTTACAGATGTACTTACTGTTCAGGAATACCTGCTTCATGAAGTTCAAAAAGTATACCGGATGCAAGGGGTTGAAATCGGTGATAAACACATCGAGGTAATGGTTAGACAAATGATGCGTAAAGTCCGTGTGCTTGACGCAGGTGAAACTGAAGTTCTTCCAGGAACATTATTGGATGTTAACCAATTCACTACTGCAAACACAGATGCATTGCTGACTAACAAGTTACCTGCTACAGGACGCCCTGTATTACTGGGTATCACGAAAGCATCCCTAGAAACGGATTCCTTCTTGTCCGCCGCGTCATTCCAAGAAACGACTAGAGTCTTGACTGATGCAGCAATAAAAGGAAAACGTGATGAATTGCTTGGACTTAAAGAAAATGTCATCATCGGTAAACTTGTCCCTGCAGGAACAGGAATGCTTAGATACAGAAAAGCAAACCCTGTCGTTGTTGGTGACGAAAGTGCCGATACAGTAACAGTGGATTAAAGGAAAAAGGACCAGCTCAATTAAAACTGAAAACCGCACTCCTGTATTCGAGTGGAGCTGAAGGGTCAGAATTTATTGTGCTGGTCTCTCTTATTACTCAAGGAAGCCTGAAAAGAAGTATGAGGAATGGATATATTACCTCTAGGCAAATTGATAATCTTAATAGAATTATGTAAGGAAAACCTTTTGCTTGAAATATTTTTTATGAAAGAAGTTGACAGTATCCGACTTATAATGATACTATAGCAAAGGTGCTCCTATGTTACCCTGTAACTTTGGAGGATATGGACCATGTCTTATGAAAAAGTAATACAGGCAAAGTCAGTGATTATAGGGACGAAACAAGCAGTTAGAGCTCTTAAAAACAATTTAATTCAAGAAG
It contains:
- the rpoB gene encoding DNA-directed RNA polymerase subunit beta, with protein sequence MTGQLVQYGRHRQRRSYARISEVLDLPNLIEIQTASYQWFLDVGLKEMFQDISPIEDFTGNLSLEFIDYSLAEPKYSVGETKERDVTYSAPLRVKVRLVNKETGEVKDQDVFMGDFPLMTETGTFVINGAERVIVSQLVRSPSVYYNGKMDKNGKLGFSATVIPNRGAWLEYETDAKDVVYVRIDRTRKLPITVLMRALGFGTDQEIIDLIGDNEYLRNTLEKDNTESVEKALLEIYERLRPGEPPTVDNAKSLLVSRFFDPKRYDLANVGRYKINKKLHIKNRLFGQRIAETLIDPETGEIIVEKGTMLDRRTLDRILPHIEAGIGFKTFHPSGGVVEEETLLQPIKVFAPNDAEGEKVINIIGNAYVTDQVKNITPADIISSISYFFNLLHGVGITDDIDHLGNRRLRSVGELLQNQFRIGLSRMERVVRERMSIQDTNTITPQQLINIRPVIASIKEFFGSSQLSQFMDQTNPLAELTHKRRLSALGPGGLTRERAGFEVRDVHYSHYGRMCPIETPEGPNIGLINSLSSFAKVNPYGFIETPYRRVNPETGRITSQIDYLTADEEDNYVVAQANVRLSDDGSFLDNDVVARFRGENTVVPRDRVDYMDVSPKQVVSAATACIPFLENDDSNRALMGANMQRQAVPLLQPEAPRVGTGMEYVSAKDSGAAVICKHPGIVEHVESREVWVRRVSEVDGQQVKGNLDKYRLLKFIRSNQGTCYNQRPIVSVGDNVVKGEILADGPSMEKGELALGRNVLVAFMTWDGYNYEDAIIMSERLVKDDVYTSIHIEEYESESRDTKLGPEEITRDIPNVGEDALRNLDERGIIRVGAEVKDGDLLVGKVTPKGVTELTAEERLLHAIFGEKAREVRDTSLRVPHGGGGIVLDVKVFNREDGDELPPGVNQLARVYIVQKRKIHEGDKMAGRHGNKGVISRILPEEDMPYLPDGTPVDIMLNPLGVPSRMNIGQVLELHLGMAARALGIHVASPVFDGATEEDVWGTIEEAGMSRDAKTVLYDGRSGEAFDNRVSVGVMYMIKLAHMVDDKLHARSTGPYSLVTQQPLGGKAQFGGQRFGEMEVWALEAYGAAYTLQEILTVKSDDVVGRVKTYEAIVKGENVPEPGVPESFKVLIKELQSLGLDVKILNAEDREIEMRDLEDEEEANQADKLSLDSETKDMVASEVGAPVKE
- the rpoC gene encoding DNA-directed RNA polymerase subunit beta' encodes the protein MLDVNNFEYMKIGLASPDKIRSWSHGEVKKPETINYRTLKPEKDGLFCERIFGPQKDWECHCGKYKRVRYKGVVCDRCGVEVTRAKVRRERMGHIELAAPVSHIWYFKGIPSRMGLVLDMSPRALEEVIYFASYVVTETGDTTLEKKQLLSEKEYRTYREKYGKKFQAAMGAEAIKKLLQDIDTEKEVESLKEELKTAQGQRRTRAIKRLEVLEAFRNSGNEPSWMILDVLPVIPPELRPMVQLDGGRFATSDLNDLYRRVINRNNRLKRLLDLGAPSIIVQNEKRMLQEAVDALIDNGRRGRPVTGPGNRPLKSLSHMLKGKQGRFRQNLLGKRVDYSGRSVIVVGPNLKMYQCGLPKEMAIELFKPFVMKELVQRGLAHNIKSAKRKIERLSPEIWDVLEEVIREHPVLLNRAPTLHRLGIQAFEPTLVEGRAIRLHPLVCTAYNADFDGDQMAVHVPLSSEAQAEARMLMLAAQNILNPKDGKPVVTPSQDMVLGNYYLTLEREGAIGEGMIFKDTSEALLAYQNGYVHLHSRCGVHASSLNNETFTEAQNSQLLITTVGKLIFNEILPKSFPYINEPTRYNLETKTPEKYFVEKGANIPEMIKAQPAIDPFKKQILGNIIAEVFKRFKITETSKMLDRMKDLGFKYSTKAGITVGVADIVVLKEKQEIITEAQTKVDNVLKQFRRGLITEDERYDRVISIWSAAKDTIQSKLMDSLDRRNPIFMMSDSGARGNASNFTQLAGMRGLMANPAGRIIELPIKSSFREGLTVLEYFISTHGARKGLADTALKTADSGYLTRRLVDVAQDVIIRDDDCGTDRGLKISALREGTEIIEHLEERLVGRYARKAIKHPETNEVIVAENDLITEDLADYIDSLGIETAWIRSAFTCNTSHGVCKKCYGRNLATGQEVEVGEAVGIIAAQSIGEPGTQLTMRTFHTGGVAGDDITQGLPRIQEIFEARNPKGQAVISEIEGTIVSINEIRDKQQEIVVQGAVESRTYTAPYTARLRVTVDTPVRRGEELTEGSIDPKELLKVTDVLTVQEYLLHEVQKVYRMQGVEIGDKHIEVMVRQMMRKVRVLDAGETEVLPGTLLDVNQFTTANTDALLTNKLPATGRPVLLGITKASLETDSFLSAASFQETTRVLTDAAIKGKRDELLGLKENVIIGKLVPAGTGMLRYRKANPVVVGDESADTVTVD